A segment of the Mytilus trossulus isolate FHL-02 chromosome 12, PNRI_Mtr1.1.1.hap1, whole genome shotgun sequence genome:
TTACGTATTTATGTTTCCTTCTCACATTTAGTCTCTTGAATTCAATTAGGCGGATAATGTAGAATGCATACTTGTTTCATTCATATTGcgtgaaaaacacaaaattaaatgacagTAATGAGTGAAAAAACTATCTAATTCATGAGAACTTTTAAAGTTAAcaaatcattttatatatttgttttgtttatagaGAGCAAAtgcttttgatgtgtttttggATGATTAAACTGACATtaactaaataataatatttcttgAATTTCACTTaaaccaacaaaaacaacaagCCATAAGATGAAGGAATACACACAGAGCTTGTTTATCGATATGCATTTAGAATACATAAGCTAATGTATTTGAAACATATGCGTTTTGATGTAAATAAAGTTTTCCTGAAATACAAATGTTTCTTCTACAGCTTAGTCAGCGCATGCAACATgcaaacataaatataagttgTGATATGAGGTTACACAATTTGCTCATACTGATATTCTGACGTGATATTATTACAGAGCAGAATCTACTTATACCCTCCCGGATCACCTGCATTCGCCCCTGTTGTTGTGTTGTGGTTTCTTTTTTTGGGAGTGGGGAGGGGTAAGTGCTCCTTTGCTTTTCTAATTTTCTATTTGTGTGAAAGTtaatttgtttgtctttctctCGTTGCTTTCATTTTGTTATGATGACAGTGTCAATTAATCATTGACATGTGAGTTTAGATGTTCCTTTGGTACATTACCCTtctctttttaaacacttatgTTATCCATAGCATTAAGAATGCCTCTAAATTGATTATGTCTTCTATATGTTAGTCCAATTTGTTTCGCCGGTTAATTTTGACCTCGTCTCATTTTTAGGAAACATGACATGGTGATCTCTTTCCGTTTATTCAAGACTTCACCATCACTCCTTTCTCTGAAATCACATGTTATATTTCGGAATGTGACATTTATCATGCTGGTGGACTgtaagtccccgagggtatcaccagcccagcagccagtacttcggtactggcttAAAAATACGGATGTTTtggtgttattaaaatttgctgtaactaaatgttagaaattattataaattaaggaatgtatctccctcatgcatagctctgattccttttcacggatttggctatactttttggaccttttctattatagctcttcatcttttatataagctttggattttaaatattttggacacgagcatcactgaaatTATTACCGTTGCTGTTATTATCTTCCTTTGTTTCGGAAGAAAAATACAGTCAAGAGTGCAATAGCTATCATATGTGTCAGTTATGTTAGTTTTGCTTGTGTACTGTTGCAAGATGGCTAGTTGCGTTTacagaatatacaaaaatacattgtttaatGTGGTAATCACTTAGTTTGACTGTTATTTTGCAACTCCTTTTGTATACATATTGTATCTTTAAATATATCTTCTatagtaaaatttatataaCTGTAAGAACAGTAATGAGTGAAAATATGAATTCATGAGAACTTTTAaagttatatatcattttatctctttattttgtttattggtaGCGAAtgcatttgatgtgtttttgaATGATTGAACCGACATTCACTAAATAATAATATTGCTTTAATTTCACTTAatgcaacaaaaacaaccaGCAATATAGTGAAGAAATACACAAAGACTTGTCAGCCGATCTGCATTTAGGatagtttttctttaaaatattaagtaaTATTACATTTCCAGCCTAGTCAGCGCATTTTAAACACATGAGCACATTATCTTATTGTTTTTATGAGGTTGCTTAATTGGCATGTCCTGATATTTTAGCGTGGTCTTTTTTTGGAACAGGATCTtcttatccttccggagcactttATATCTTCCCAGTCTTTTGGGAGAATATGTGCtcttcagttttctatttgtgtttttataattgtttgtcttttggtcgTTGCTTTCGGTTTGTTTGCCAGGGCAACGTTAATTTGTCGTTgatttgtgagtttgaatattccttTGATAATTTACTcttcaaataaattattatatatagatacCATCCACAACAGTAACAATTCCTCAAAAGAGGTCGCGTCTAATGTCGGTAGGTCCAATGTGTTTCGTCGTAAAAATGTCTAAACCATGATCGACTCTTACAAGTTTTTTCAGAAGAATTACTATCACTAGTTCCTTTAGAATCTGTTAGGAATGTAACCTTTATCTTCCATTCAGTTTGGATGTCACCAGTCAAGAGTGCAACAGTCATcgaaattgtcagttttttttatgcattgttGCAAGATAGCTACTTTTTTGCATAAGACGCATAGATATATACTTAAATGTGTGTTAATCACCAAGTTTGACGGTTATTTAGCAAATCTTTTTTACATAagtattgtatttatatatcaaactCTTTTAGCAAAATTTCAATGTGAGAAAAGCGAACAAATTCtgtttaaatatagaaattgatAATCAGTTTTTTCAATGTTATGTAACACTTACTAATTGTCACACTTTGTTATAATCAAAACCGTATGTCATTCAATCAATaacaaacaagaaaatgcaTCATGCTTTCATTGAGAAACATAATCGTTTGAAGGCATAATAATTGTAAACCGTCAATTTTTGGCAGAATACATTTCACTTTAATATGTTATGACAATCTTCTCGGCATTGCTCATTAGAGAGAAACAATTTCTTACAGAATTAAATCTTTTGACGAATGAATTGCTCAATCTCGGAGTATAGTTATGTCAGAACTGGAATTATCGTGAGGGAAAATTACGATGTATTCTAATTGATGAATGCTTGACAATGCATACAATTCTTTCAATCATTTTcagacatatttatttaaagcaacagaagTAATTGATTAAGTGTCTAGGACTTCTGCTCCTCTTGCTATACTTACTGTACTGTTAGTCACGTGTATTTTGTTGATGAAACGTGgtgtatttgattttcattattattaaaagCCATCTTAAAGTCACTTAATCtatattcaaacattaatgAACCGGTCTTGAGATTTATTCAGGTAATTATTTCATGAGTACCTATAACGGTTTAGTGAGTCaaatattaatgatattttaaaaactgaattattttttgttttgctttaggACTTACTGTTCATGGCAAATATTTGATTGTCTCTGTAATTTTATAACAACTCCTTTTGATAAACTTTGGGATATTCAAAGTTTTACACATTAATTGTATAGACACTTTTTGCTTCAAGACTCCATATTATATAAAGggacatttgtattttaaatcacATGAATTTACCGAAATCATTTGTAATTTAAGAAGttgaaataatttatgaataatCAAGCACTTTGAATTCATCAAATTTACAAAGTAGTATTCTTATTTTGAACTATAAAGTTTTGatgttgttttgtatttttgcttgTCAATTTCTGATATAGTGGTTTATGaactgttttgtattttattcgtttttgtttttctttgattgtcagtttttctttTCGTGAGGTTTGATTATCTCTTAACggtcttttgttattttttattattcacatagttttaaattaaaccaaattttgcaTATTCATGGTGTAATTGACATTGGTCGGAACCCAAAAGCTATTCTTTAATGTCGAACATGCAGTCCTTAAATATAGTTTACAATACTGTTTTTGAATTACAGATATATTAAAATCGTTTTatttagtgattaagattatataataccacaatgttgactgctgtattattgaaatttttacctattgtgtttgtttgttctgTTCACGAATCGTTGTCAATATTAAAGAATTTGAtgcgattgtcatacaagtgagaggtttaactatCTGTAAAACAAAGATCAATCCACCGTTTTCTTCATCTGAAaatgcctgaaccaagtcaggaatatgacagttaacttgtcatccattcttttgatgtgtctgaggttttgattttgctatttaattaggaactttccgtttttagttttcctcggagtttagtatttttgtgattttactttatttaatataattagtCCTCAATCTCAGcatcaacaaaatatattttgtcatattttaatgGTCTATCACAGATAAAACAGatgtaaaaataacatattcaataaatatttaacgtcgtaacaaattataataaataagcAAACTATTTTCTTAATGGAAACTGTTTACACATTCTTGGACTTTCTTGAAAGTGTTTCAAAGTTTTAAAGTATGGACAACACCGGTAAATTGCTTTGACGTACACCTTCCTGAAGTCTCGCATGAATAAAGGGTATATTATAGGATTAATTAAACTGTTACAATAACCTAACCATACAAATGctacaaaaactttaacaggAACACATTCACAGACCGATTCggtaatgtttgtaataaaaaatggcGCCCACGTAACAACGTATGCTACCACTATTATTCCTAATGTTACAGTTGCCTTATGAGTAAAAGGTTCTCTAACATGTTTGGAAGTCATGTTCTTTCCTAATAATACGTTGCTTGTAACCATTAACGTTCCAACAAATAATGCTTGTCTTTTAGCTTCTTTTGACACTCGGTAATACAACACAAGAGCTATTATTATTGGAATTAGAATAGTAACTGTTGATGCAGTAAACGCATACGGTACACTCACTATGAACAGACATTGTGGTTTATTACTGATTAATGTCAAATTCTTTAGTGTAGGTAAAGACGGATTATGAAGTCCACTTATTATTGGAACAAATGAAGAGAAAATTGCAATTCCCCAAGCAGCTAGAAGCATGTATAGCGCTCGACGATGTGTAATAATAGTTTTATATCGGAGTGGAGTCATAATGGAAATATATCGGTCGATACTAATTAAACACACATTTAAAACCGAAGCGCTAGTCAACATCACATCAAACGAGACCCAAATGGAACAAAACGAATGATGTAAAATCCATTCACCAAATATTTCGTTTATTGCCGCCGGAATCATGACGATGGTGCCAACAAATAAATCGGCCAAACTTAATGAAAGTATAAACATATTAGAGACAGTTCGTAGTTTTTTGTTCGATGTCACGGCTACCAAAACAACAACATTACCAACAATTGTCATggtaatgataaaaaataaaacacatccTGTGCCTATATTTTCAGACGGATTCACAGTTTTAACGGCGGCCTCTGTTCCTATATTCAATCCATGACTGATGTCATTTGACAAATAATTCCGGTTCTCAAAAACACACATGCTATTTTTGCAcgttacattttgtatttcagtaGTTATGTTGAGTACAGTACCTTTAATTTCGGGTAAACTTATATTTGTTTCTCCCATGCCACTTTGAAACACTTCAtttatctgaaagataaaacacataatTAGTACAATGCAAACtacatgaatatcaaatatgttgTGTTCTAGTGACCTAAAAAACTTTACTAttcttttaatgtattttttgtcATATGACTGACTTACTTATGTACCCTAACCTTTCATAACTCTTGGTTTAATCGTTCCTGTTGATTTGTTTAACAGATGGAAGTAAGTCCATGTCATTGAAGTCAAACATGCCATATATTTACCAAACAAACAAAGGATTTTACAGATTCTCTTGTTTGGGTTACTGTGCTGAAATAGGACATAGAAACGGCTCAACCTGACCTTAACCatattgaaataatattgtGCGGCTGCCTATATTTGCATACATCCACTTTTTCTGAATTtgggtggatagttgtttcattggcaagcatGATatcacatttccttattttcatattaaatttcCAATTAGAGCTACATGTATTGTTATGTTCATTATGCAAAGGAATTCGGAAGTTTTAATAACAATACACGAACTCtgcattaaatttaaaaagcgGTTTCTCTCACAACACTGACTTTATTTCTTGAAACTTTCATAGATTACTTAATCAAAACGCCATCGTACACCTGCTCCTTTAATCTCAATATATTGttgtacttttttatttgaaatttgtagttttatatatatttcatacatttctaGTTCGTTCGATTCCAAGTCacttatttgtaaaaattaaatgttttgctAAATTGTTCAAGGACATTTAATGATTTCCGAATACATATTTATAAGACttctatatatacaaatgtatataccaTAGTGACGGATGATTGTGTCACGTTAACTtccatgttttaaaataatctgTGATGGATTATTATCCGTTAACCCTTCGTTAGTGGGAAACAATTACTTGCGGAAATCAGAGTTCCTCTTTTCCGTTCAGTTTTAACAAATGGAACCGCGTTTTGTATTACTTAAGTAGTAAAAATCAATTCATTATCGAACACATGCATTATTATCTATTTACTAGTATATCACGTACTATTTTGTAGTGTAGGAAAGAATTAAAACATAGCAGATATCCTTATTTTCATCTACTAGACTGTACCTTTTTTTCATCACATGTTTGTTTTGGTCCTAACTATTGAGGTGTTGACTTCGCTGTTTGattcaaaaataatatcaaatggTATGTCCTTCGATATGTATAAGCGGTCATTACCCACTACCATTTACAACAGGCCTTTACTAGCGCGTATATTTACTAAATGATTTAGGTAGTTCACCGCAGTAAATAATGTCTTTGTACTTTCTTAAGAGGAATTTGACGATTTTACACGAACACATATTGAATAGAATATTTCAAGTGTTTAAATATACGTGAAATTACCCATTTTCTTGAATtggtttatgtttttaattattcatacggTTATTCAACTCTTTCCAGTTTGAGTTCAAtacattaaattgtaaaataattatcatttatattgaaatttatatgAGTGGCTTGGTATTTATAACCTTTTAGTCGTTTTTGGTTGGAAGCTGCAGTATGTTCTAATTACTTCTTAAACCCGTCATGTTATTCTTCacaattcattttaaagcaaATATAAATGAACAGGTATATTAACCTTATAAAAAAATGCcacaatttgaataaaaaattagaATTTCCATGTATGAACAGGGTACTTTCTCCGCCAAACGATTTATACGCGAAGTACAATCCCATCGTAGATAATTGAAATTGTATTTACAGTACAAAGTTCTACTAAACTACAGTTTAAGTACCTTAGCCTCCGTATAATCTATTTATAGATCATTATGCTTCTTATAGTCGTGTTATATTACtaagaaattttatattataattgtagTCATAAAGAAAACCAATACAGAACTTATAgactatttatataaaaacagacGGAGTAATCACAATTATCCACATAAATTGTATAgagaataattaataataaaatccctataattgatattatataGCTGGCATTGAAATGAGATTAGATGATCAAAGACTTATATGTAACTGTAATTTGCATTTAAACCTCAGTGTACACAAATTGTCATTAAATGccctttaaaaagtaaaattatagaaatatcaaactcgaggaaaattcaaaacggaaagtccctatgtacatggcaaaatcaaaagctcaaaacatatcaaacgaatggataacaactgtcatattcctaacttggtacaaaAAATTTCTTACGTAAAATTGTGgaatgaacctggttttatggctagctgaacttctcacttgtatgatatAATTTTCGCAACTAAATTTACAGAAGTACAGAGTTACATGATTGCACGAAAATGGTCAGTTTTGTATGGTCAAATGTTATATTGGAAAAGAATCCGTTTTTGGCATTAGCATTGTCAGTGCGTCTTCTACACAATACATACTTAAAAGACATAATTATGAATTACTTGTGTCTAATTCATTTTGCTTTAAttaagcaaataaaatatatttaaactatatgtcattttagAATATTCCTTTGATATATTCCGCTTATCTTTTGTTGTTTAGAATTGGAAACTTCAGCTGCTAAACGTACtatcaataaattaaacaacTGCTAAATGATTCCAAGCTAAGTGTCAGAATAATACTGAAATGACcgaagtaaaaaatattttaacaatagaGCGAATCGTATAACATGACGGATTGTGTTCGTCTGTTCGTATGAGATCAAATATAACCAAAATCACATTGCAAGTTTAAATACTATTTAAATATCTCGTTGGAGCCGAATAACATTTACACATCTTTACGCGAATTATCTCCTTTAAGTTGATTCAGAGTTGTTTGCCTAATGCACAGTGGCAAATGTTACAtagacataagaagatgtggttccaatgagacaattctccataaaagtcacaatttatgaGAGAGAGAAAATGGTTATAactcaaagtacggtcttcaatactggttcacaccgaacagcaagataTTAAGGGACCTTTCAATGCTGGATTAGGACGACAGAGAACAATTGACAATTAAGGTTGATAGAAAAGGCATAAGTTCTGCAATGACGGTCTTCAATGAGTTGTTGCTATTGTTCTTCAAAGTTAATGAAGCCTGACACTCACCCTACACTATGCTCTTTTGGGGAATAAATAGATGCAGTTTGCattagacttttaaaaaaaagtcatgtgtactaaaaattatataatttggtACGCCAAATGCGcattttttctacataagactcatcagtggtgCTCGATCCAAAGCAGTCTGCCGAATACCTATCAGTTTATATCTGTACCTGCGgttaggattttttttagtgtttttgaataatttaacgTTTCCGGTACATGTAAATCACCAGATTCCAATTGCTTAGGTTTCAGCGTTTCTAACCGATGAAAtttaatccagaaaagcgtttcattatttttgtttaactcATTCGCATACTTAAATCGGTATCACGCACTAAATATGtcaaatagttgttttttataACACGAAAAAGTTTAAATTAACATGACTCGCGATTGTATGTCATCCAAGGTTCGTtttacatggttttttttttattaatttcttttttaaaggaAGAGCACATTAATAACACAATATTTCTCCGAAACACTAGAAAAATctttgttgttggtttttttaggTAAGAATTAATGAAGAACATGTTCGTTAAcatctttaaatataatttaaatagatGAATAAGcgaactaaaaataaatttaaaaagaaaatactgaGGTACAATCATTTAGTTTCTTACCTCTGATGTTTGTTTTCGTTGATGCTGATTGCCATAAATCGTCCGGTGGCACCATCTTTGGCAGATGTCGTAACAGACAGTCTTGTACTGAATATCGGTCCTTTACAATGGTGATGTTATTCCATTATTTTATTCACCGATTTTATTGGTTGTTTTGACTAGTATCATGAGTATAATTGCGGCTTAGTGAAAATTAATTTCCCAGTTTGA
Coding sequences within it:
- the LOC134693185 gene encoding 5-hydroxytryptamine receptor 6-like, which gives rise to MGETNISLPEIKGTVLNITTEIQNVTCKNSMCVFENRNYLSNDISHGLNIGTEAAVKTVNPSENIGTGCVLFFIITMTIVGNVVVLVAVTSNKKLRTVSNMFILSLSLADLFVGTIVMIPAAINEIFGEWILHHSFCSIWVSFDVMLTSASVLNVCLISIDRYISIMTPLRYKTIITHRRALYMLLAAWGIAIFSSFVPIISGLHNPSLPTLKNLTLISNKPQCLFIVSVPYAFTASTVTILIPIIIALVLYYRVSKEAKRQALFVGTLMVTSNVLLGKNMTSKHVREPFTHKATVTLGIIVVAYVVTWAPFFITNITESVCECVPVKVFVAFVWLGYCNSLINPIIYPLFMRDFRKVYVKAIYRCCPYFKTLKHFQESPRMCKQFPLRK